DNA sequence from the Alkaliphilus metalliredigens QYMF genome:
AAAAATTATTAGACATCATTGATTGGAAAAAATTGAAAGAATCTACTTATCTACTAGATACTGACTATTACATTGCTCAAAATCACTTAAAAGCGCTGATATACTTTCATGTAGCTCAGCTCGGTAGCTTAAGAGATATTCATGATTTCATGGGATCCGATTCAGACTTAAAGGAATTGATCAATGGTGTTAGCATCGGTTCTTTGTCAAACTACAACAATAATATAAGCTTTGAGGTGTATATCCCTTTAATGAATCAAATTATTGCTACAGCCATGAATACACTACCTATAAATAATAAAGTTGAAAAATTTAAA
Encoded proteins:
- a CDS encoding DUF4372 domain-containing protein, which codes for MVNDNYITIFEKLLDIIDWKKLKESTYLLDTDYYIAQNHLKALIYFHVAQLGSLRDIHDFMGSDSDLKELINGVSIGSLSNYNNNISFEVYIPLMNQIIATAMNTLPINNKVEKFKPVKLIDSSTVSMALSYFKWAEFRTTKAGI